A genomic stretch from Arachis stenosperma cultivar V10309 chromosome 3, arast.V10309.gnm1.PFL2, whole genome shotgun sequence includes:
- the LOC130968246 gene encoding auxin-induced protein X10A-like, translated as MGFRLPAIRRASSAVSQESSKAVEVPKGYLAVYVGDKMKRFVIPISYLNQPLFQELLSQAEEEFGYDHPMGGLTIPCKEEAFMDLITSGLNGL; from the coding sequence ATGGGCTTTCGCTTACCAGCTATTAGAAGAGCATCATCTGCTGTTAGCCAAGAATCTTCCAAAGCTGTGGAAGTTCCAAAAGGCTATCTTGCAGTCTATGTTGGAGACAAAATGAAGCGGTTTGTGATTCCAATTTCATATTTAAATCAACCTTTGTTTCAAGAGTTACTAAGCCAAGCAGAAGAAGAATTTGGATATGATCATCCAATGGGAGGTCTCACTATTCCTTGCAAAGAGGAAGCTTTCATGGACCTCATCACTTCTGGCTTGAATGGATTATAA